One segment of Babylonia areolata isolate BAREFJ2019XMU chromosome 24, ASM4173473v1, whole genome shotgun sequence DNA contains the following:
- the LOC143298808 gene encoding ribonucleoside-diphosphate reductase large subunit-like isoform X1, whose translation MFVRKRDGRNEDVHFDKITSRIEKLCYGLHKEFVQPPAITMKVISGLYPGVTTVELDNLAAETAATMTTKHPDYAVLAARIAVSNLHKETKKVFSDVMTDLYNWINPKTGLSSPMISKETFDIIMKHEARLNSAIVYDRDYNYNYFGFKTLERSYLLKIDGKVVERPQHMLMRVSVGIHGEDIPAVIETYNLMSGKWFTHASPTLFNAGTCRPQLSSCFLLTMHSDSIEGIYDTLKQCALVSKSAGGIGLNVHCIRATGSYIAGTNGVSNGLIPMLRVYNNTARYVDQGGNKRPGAFAIYLEPWHADIFDFLDLKKNTGKEETRARDLFYAMWIPDLFMKRVEENGDWTLMCPNECRGLGDTWGEEFEELYIKYEKAGKGRKTIKAQTLWYAIIESQTETGTPYMLYKDACNRKSNQKNLGTIKCSNLCTEIVEYSSKDEVAVCNLASIALNMYVDEKKRQFDFVKFREVIKVMVRNLNKIIDINFYPVEEARRSNMRHRPIGLGVQGLADAFILMRYPFDSEEAQQLNKEIFEHLYFAALEASCELAERDGPYETYEGSPVSQGILQFDMWDVKPYTDLDWTTLRAKIAKHGVRNSLLVAPMPTASTAQILGNNESIEAYTSNIYTRRVLSGEFQVVNHHLLKDLTDLGLWNDHMKTLLIAEGGSIQNIKGIPDDLKALYKTTWEISQRVIIKMAADRGAFIDQSQSLNIHIAQPNYGKLSSMHFFAWKSGLKTGMYYLRTKAAASAIQFTIDKQKLAQATQETEKMSIQTGKERQPGGDRETQGGNDNGQAQSEEERQQQQEEKDKQNMAVLMCSLKNKEECLMCGS comes from the exons ATGTTTGTGCGAAAGAGAG ACGGCCGTAACGAGGATGTTCACTTCGATAAGATTACATCCAGGATTGAAAAGCTGTGCTATGGACTTCATAAAGAGTTTGTTCAACCA CCAGCCATCACAATGAAAGTGATCAGTGGTCTGTATCCGGGTGTGACCACTGTGGAGCTAGACAATCTTGCTGCTGAAACAGCTGCCACCATGACCACCAAACATCCTGACTATGCTGTCCTGGCTGCTCGCATCGCTGTCTCAAACctgcacaaagaaacaaagaaagtttTCAGTG ATGTGATGACTGATCTTTACAACTGGATCAACCCCAAAACTGGCCTATCATCCCCTATGATCTCAAAGGAAACTTTTGACATCATCATGAAACACGAAGCA CGTTTGAACTCTGCCATTGTCTACGACAGAGATTACAATTACAACTATTTTGGATTCAAG ACACTGGAGAGATCCTATCTTTTGAAAATTGATGGAAAAG TGGTGGAACGACCCCAGCACATGTTGATGAGAGTGTCTGTTGGTATCCATGGTGAAGACATCCCTGCTGTGATAGAG ACCTACAACCTGATGTCAGGAAAGTGGTTCACTCATGCCTCTCCAACCCTGTTCAACGCCGGAACCTGCCGTCCTCAGCTGTCAAG CTGCTTCCTGCTGACCATGCACTCAGACAGTATTGAGGGGATCTACGACACCCTCAAGCAATGTGCCCTGGTGTCCAAGAGTGCTGGGGGCATTGGTCTGAATGTTCACTGCATCCGTGCCACTGGCAGTTACATTGCTGGG aCCAATGGTGTGTCCAATGGACTGATCCCTATGCTGCGCGTGTACAACAACACTGCACGCTACGTGGATCAGGGTGGGAATAAG agacCTGGCGCTTTTGCCATCTACCTGGAACCATGGCACGCAGACATCTTCGACTTCCTGGACCTGAAGAAAAACACTGGGAAGGAGGAGACACGTGCTCGGGACCTGTTTTACGCTATGTGGATTCCGGACCTGTTCATGAAGAGAGTGGAGGAGAACGGGGACTGGACGCTGATGTGCCCCAACGAGTGTCGCGGCCTGGGTGACACGTGGGGCGAGGAGTTTGAAGAGCTCTACATCAA GTATGAGAAGGCAGGCAAGGGACGCAAGACCATCAAAGCCCAGACACTGTGGTACGCCATCATTGAGTCGCAGACTGAAACAGGAACTCCCTACATGCTGTACAAAGATGCCTGCAATCGCAAGTCCAACCAGAAGAACCTGGGCACCATAAAGTGCAGCAACCTGTGCACAGAGATTGTGGAGTACAGCAGCAAAGATGAG GTGGCTGTGTGCAACTTGGCGTCCATTGCTCTCAACATGTATGTAGATGAAAAGAAGAGGCAGTTTGACTTTGTGAAATTCCGCGAAGTGATCAAAGTGATGGTGCGCAATCTCAACAAGATCATCGACATCAACTTCTACCCTGTGGAGGAG GCTCGGCGATCCAACATGCGGCACAGGCCGATCGGGCTGGGAGTGCAGGGCCTGGCGGATGCCTTCATTCTGATGCGCTACCCCTTCGACAGCGAGGAGGCACAGCAGCTGAACAAGGAGATCTTTGAGCACCTGTACTTTGCTGCTCTTGAGGCCAGCTGTGAGCTGGCGGAGAGGGACGGTCCCTACGAGACGTACGAAGGGTCTCCTGTCAGCCAAGGG aTTCTGCAGTTTGACATGTGGGATGTCAAACCATACACAGACCTGGACTGGACAACACTCAGAGCTAAGATTGCGAA GCATGGAGTGCGGAACAGTCTGCTTGTGGCTCCCATGCCCACTGCTTCCACAGCACAGATTTTGGGCAACAATGAATCAATAGAAGCCTACACCTCTAACATCTACACCAGGCGTGTGCTGTCTGGGGAATTCCAG gTTGTGAATCACCACCTGTTGAAAGACCTGACAGACCTGGGCCTGTGGAATGACCACATGAAGACCCTGCTCATTGCTGAGGGTGGATCCATCCAG AATATCAAAGGCATTCCAGATGACCTGAAAGCCCTGTACAAAACTACGTGGGAGATCTCCCAGAGGGTGATCATCAAGATGGCTGCTGACCGTGGCGCCTTCATCGACCAGAGCCAGTCGCTCAACATCCACATTGCGCAGCCCAACTACGGCAAACTGTCCAGCATGCATTTCTTCGCCTGGAAATCG GGGCTGAAGACCGGCATGTACTACCTTCGCACCAAGGCAGCTGCCAGTGCCATCCAGTTCACCATTGACAAGCAGAAGCTGGCCCAAGCTACGCAGGAAACTGAGAAAATGTCCATACAGACTGGCAAAGAGAGA CAGCCTGGAGGAGATAGGGAGACCCAGGGTGGCAATGACAACGGGCAGGCACAGAGCGAGGAGGAgagacaacagcagcaagaggagaaagacaaacagaacatgGCTGTACTGATGTGCTCCCTCAAGAACAAGGAGGAATGCCTCATGTGTGGGTCCTAA
- the LOC143298808 gene encoding ribonucleoside-diphosphate reductase large subunit-like isoform X2 — MFVRKRDGRNEDVHFDKITSRIEKLCYGLHKEFVQPPAITMKVISGLYPGVTTVELDNLAAETAATMTTKHPDYAVLAARIAVSNLHKETKKVFSDVMTDLYNWINPKTGLSSPMISKETFDIIMKHEARLNSAIVYDRDYNYNYFGFKTLERSYLLKIDGKVVERPQHMLMRVSVGIHGEDIPAVIETYNLMSGKWFTHASPTLFNAGTCRPQLSSCFLLTMHSDSIEGIYDTLKQCALVSKSAGGIGLNVHCIRATGSYIAGTNGVSNGLIPMLRVYNNTARYVDQGGNKRPGAFAIYLEPWHADIFDFLDLKKNTGKEETRARDLFYAMWIPDLFMKRVEENGDWTLMCPNECRGLGDTWGEEFEELYIKYEKAGKGRKTIKAQTLWYAIIESQTETGTPYMLYKDACNRKSNQKNLGTIKCSNLCTEIVEYSSKDEVAVCNLASIALNMYVDEKKRQFDFVKFREVIKVMVRNLNKIIDINFYPVEEARRSNMRHRPIGLGVQGLADAFILMRYPFDSEEAQQLNKEIFEHLYFAALEASCELAERDGPYETYEGSPVSQGILQFDMWDVKPYTDLDWTTLRAKIAKHGVRNSLLVAPMPTASTAQILGNNESIEAYTSNIYTRRVLSGEFQVVNHHLLKDLTDLGLWNDHMKTLLIAEGGSIQNIKGIPDDLKALYKTTWEISQRVIIKMAADRGAFIDQSQSLNIHIAQPNYGKLSSMHFFAWKSGLKTGMYYLRTKAAASAIQFTIDKQKLAQATQETEKMSIQTGKERPGGDRETQGGNDNGQAQSEEERQQQQEEKDKQNMAVLMCSLKNKEECLMCGS, encoded by the exons ATGTTTGTGCGAAAGAGAG ACGGCCGTAACGAGGATGTTCACTTCGATAAGATTACATCCAGGATTGAAAAGCTGTGCTATGGACTTCATAAAGAGTTTGTTCAACCA CCAGCCATCACAATGAAAGTGATCAGTGGTCTGTATCCGGGTGTGACCACTGTGGAGCTAGACAATCTTGCTGCTGAAACAGCTGCCACCATGACCACCAAACATCCTGACTATGCTGTCCTGGCTGCTCGCATCGCTGTCTCAAACctgcacaaagaaacaaagaaagtttTCAGTG ATGTGATGACTGATCTTTACAACTGGATCAACCCCAAAACTGGCCTATCATCCCCTATGATCTCAAAGGAAACTTTTGACATCATCATGAAACACGAAGCA CGTTTGAACTCTGCCATTGTCTACGACAGAGATTACAATTACAACTATTTTGGATTCAAG ACACTGGAGAGATCCTATCTTTTGAAAATTGATGGAAAAG TGGTGGAACGACCCCAGCACATGTTGATGAGAGTGTCTGTTGGTATCCATGGTGAAGACATCCCTGCTGTGATAGAG ACCTACAACCTGATGTCAGGAAAGTGGTTCACTCATGCCTCTCCAACCCTGTTCAACGCCGGAACCTGCCGTCCTCAGCTGTCAAG CTGCTTCCTGCTGACCATGCACTCAGACAGTATTGAGGGGATCTACGACACCCTCAAGCAATGTGCCCTGGTGTCCAAGAGTGCTGGGGGCATTGGTCTGAATGTTCACTGCATCCGTGCCACTGGCAGTTACATTGCTGGG aCCAATGGTGTGTCCAATGGACTGATCCCTATGCTGCGCGTGTACAACAACACTGCACGCTACGTGGATCAGGGTGGGAATAAG agacCTGGCGCTTTTGCCATCTACCTGGAACCATGGCACGCAGACATCTTCGACTTCCTGGACCTGAAGAAAAACACTGGGAAGGAGGAGACACGTGCTCGGGACCTGTTTTACGCTATGTGGATTCCGGACCTGTTCATGAAGAGAGTGGAGGAGAACGGGGACTGGACGCTGATGTGCCCCAACGAGTGTCGCGGCCTGGGTGACACGTGGGGCGAGGAGTTTGAAGAGCTCTACATCAA GTATGAGAAGGCAGGCAAGGGACGCAAGACCATCAAAGCCCAGACACTGTGGTACGCCATCATTGAGTCGCAGACTGAAACAGGAACTCCCTACATGCTGTACAAAGATGCCTGCAATCGCAAGTCCAACCAGAAGAACCTGGGCACCATAAAGTGCAGCAACCTGTGCACAGAGATTGTGGAGTACAGCAGCAAAGATGAG GTGGCTGTGTGCAACTTGGCGTCCATTGCTCTCAACATGTATGTAGATGAAAAGAAGAGGCAGTTTGACTTTGTGAAATTCCGCGAAGTGATCAAAGTGATGGTGCGCAATCTCAACAAGATCATCGACATCAACTTCTACCCTGTGGAGGAG GCTCGGCGATCCAACATGCGGCACAGGCCGATCGGGCTGGGAGTGCAGGGCCTGGCGGATGCCTTCATTCTGATGCGCTACCCCTTCGACAGCGAGGAGGCACAGCAGCTGAACAAGGAGATCTTTGAGCACCTGTACTTTGCTGCTCTTGAGGCCAGCTGTGAGCTGGCGGAGAGGGACGGTCCCTACGAGACGTACGAAGGGTCTCCTGTCAGCCAAGGG aTTCTGCAGTTTGACATGTGGGATGTCAAACCATACACAGACCTGGACTGGACAACACTCAGAGCTAAGATTGCGAA GCATGGAGTGCGGAACAGTCTGCTTGTGGCTCCCATGCCCACTGCTTCCACAGCACAGATTTTGGGCAACAATGAATCAATAGAAGCCTACACCTCTAACATCTACACCAGGCGTGTGCTGTCTGGGGAATTCCAG gTTGTGAATCACCACCTGTTGAAAGACCTGACAGACCTGGGCCTGTGGAATGACCACATGAAGACCCTGCTCATTGCTGAGGGTGGATCCATCCAG AATATCAAAGGCATTCCAGATGACCTGAAAGCCCTGTACAAAACTACGTGGGAGATCTCCCAGAGGGTGATCATCAAGATGGCTGCTGACCGTGGCGCCTTCATCGACCAGAGCCAGTCGCTCAACATCCACATTGCGCAGCCCAACTACGGCAAACTGTCCAGCATGCATTTCTTCGCCTGGAAATCG GGGCTGAAGACCGGCATGTACTACCTTCGCACCAAGGCAGCTGCCAGTGCCATCCAGTTCACCATTGACAAGCAGAAGCTGGCCCAAGCTACGCAGGAAACTGAGAAAATGTCCATACAGACTGGCAAAGAGAGA CCTGGAGGAGATAGGGAGACCCAGGGTGGCAATGACAACGGGCAGGCACAGAGCGAGGAGGAgagacaacagcagcaagaggagaaagacaaacagaacatgGCTGTACTGATGTGCTCCCTCAAGAACAAGGAGGAATGCCTCATGTGTGGGTCCTAA
- the LOC143298620 gene encoding uncharacterized protein LOC143298620, with the protein MEMLLFFHTRFSLDGAGVVFATLERISGLCPSLLTMDPRPIVEIILDNGMDVDSRDVAQFTPLHVSCCSGRYEIAEMLVKRGAQVNARGTGGPTPLHVAMSRPNNLEIVKYLIENGADVNAEDVEHNTALTSTLFRGDQHMVKILLENGAEVNSRNKLFFAAIKAKRSEIVRMLIEHGVQVNDRGQDYSGTPLHFACIANSPEIAQILLEKGAKVNAVDGINMTPLHLACHANSPEIVKILLKNRAPVNTSDIKQNTPLHAACLASSTEIVQILLRNGARVNDRNVMQNTPLHLACLANSTEIVQILLSNGAQVNDRNVIQITPLHWACQANSNRTLQTRRENNDQTNGMSSPSNLDIRGADINSRGMGSWRPLHAAILARSRKVFDLLLEAGAIIEARDYDGNTPLHLACIDNDIYAAQALIARGANLETRNAVQAENSG; encoded by the exons ATGGAGATGTTGCTGTTCTTCCATACTCGTTTCAGTCTGGACGGTGCTGGTGTTGTCTTCGCtacccttgagaggatttctggtttgtgTCCTTCATTGCTGACGATGGATCCCAG ACCGATTGTAGAAATTATTCTTGACAATGGGATGGATGTGGACTCAAGGGATGTGGCTCAGTTTACTCCACTGCATGTGTCCTGCTGCAGTGGTCGTTATGAAATCGCCGAGATGCTTGTGAAGCGTGGAGCACAAGTGAACGCAAGGGGTACTGGAGGACCCACTCCCCTTCATGTTGCCATGTCAAGGCCGAATAACCTTGAAATTGTAAAATATCTTATTGAAAACGGTGCTGACGTGAATGCTGAAGATGTTGAACACAACACAGCTCTTACCAGCACACTTTTCCGTGGTGATCAGCACATGGTGAAGATTTTACTGGAAAACGGAGCAGAAGTCAATTCcagaaacaaactttttttcgCAGCAATCAAAGCGAAAAGAAGTGAAATTGTTAGAATGCTCATAGAGCATGGCGTACAAGTCAACGATAGAGGTCAGGATTATTCCGGTACACCCTTGCACTTCGCATGCATTGCTAACAGTCCTGAGATAGCGCAGATCCTGCTGGAGAAAGGGGCCAAAGTCAACGCTGTAGATGGAATAAATATGACACCTCTGCACTTAGCATGCCATGCCAATTCTCCCGAGATAGTGAAAATCCTGTTAAAGAACAGGGCCCCCGTCAACACCAGcgatataaaacaaaacacaccactgcACGCAGCATGCTTAGCCAGTAGTACTGAGATAGTACAAATCCTGCTGAGGAATGGTGCCCGAGTCAACGATAGAAATGTAATGCAAAACACACCACTGCACTTAGCATGCCTAGCCAATAGTACTGAGATAGTACAAATTCTGCTGAGCAATGGTGCCCAAGTCAACGATAGAAATGTAATACAAATAACACCACTGCATTGGGCATGCCAAGCCAATAGTAATCGAACATTGCAAACCCGGCGAGAAAACAATGACCAAACCAATGGCATGTCGAGTCCTAGCAACCTTGATATT AGAGGTGCCGATATCAACAGCCGGGGGATGGGAAGCTGGCGGCCTCTTCATGCAGCGATCCTTGCGAGATCCAGGAAAGTGTTTGATCTTCTACTGGAGGCGGGCGCCATCATTGAAGCGCGTGATTATGACGGCAACACGCCTCTACATTTAGCTTGTATTGATAATGACATTTATGCTGCTCAAGCTCTGATAGCACGTGGCGCTAACTTGGAAACGCGAAATGCCGTGCAAG CTGAGAACTCTGGGTAA